The following nucleotide sequence is from Anopheles stephensi strain Indian chromosome 3, UCI_ANSTEP_V1.0, whole genome shotgun sequence.
ATGACTGGCTAACTGACTGACTGGCTGACTGAATGACTGGGGCACGACTCTGCAGGACTGCTGGCTCTCGAAGTCGATTCGCCGCCGAGCGAATGGCACGCGCGGTTCCCTTCGTTTGTGCAACGGACGACCGGGTTGTGATGATGGGCACACGCTGGGATGAGTGCTCAGCGTGGAATGAAGGTTGATTGATGCGTATGCAACGGCCAAACGTGTACCATCAAGGATCATCCCGAGTACCACGatgagagaaagagcgagagaaagagtgagagaaagaaatcAAGAGAGAATTTGTTGGCGAATTTCCCCACCTGATGATGTTTGCTCTCGGTAGTTTTCCCTCGGCAGAAGGATAAAGAATCCCTGTCCACGCAAAACAATCCCGGTGGCGTGGAAAACTGGACGGAAATCTCGCgcatacaaaaacacacaggcacacacacacacgcgaactACATAGTTTCCAACGGCTTCTTCTCTCCGATGGTTCGTGTGTTTCCATAGTGAACGTGTAACAAGTGGAAAGAACCATCGTGTGGTTTCATTCAAGttctttttattgcatttccgTCCAAGAAAGGATACTCTCGTGTGTTCTGATCTCGTAGCCCTACGCGTAGTATTCGTGAGTTTttctttacgttttttttctggcagaTTGTAGGAATCATCTTGACGATAGCGCGACCTGTGGCAAGAATTCCTGTTGGTAGAATGGAATGTTGCCCCAAAGTTCTTTACGCAAGGAGATAGGGTGACGTAAACAGCATGGAGGTTAACCACACGCTATGCTGGTGGTGTGCGTTGGCTGGTGTCTTTATTGCGAGAAGAAATCAGTAACAGCTATTTAtgggaaattttaaatttttcctaaattttgaaaattagtTAAAATTTGTGAGATATATTTTATACCCCTTTGCATCTGAATTGACTCCAATGCAACTGCAGGTGGTGGGCCTGTAGTATCTCGTCATGAATCTGCAGGACCTTCGGATGCAAATGAACTTTATGCGAGTGgtcgttctctctctccctctccggTCGGTATTAGCATACAGAAGCTTGCACGGACGGTCGCTGCCAGGAGCTACAGTTGCCTTGAGCAAAAGCATGGGCAAACAACCGACGACACGGAATGGGAAGTTGAGCGTTTTGTGTTATGCTCAGAAAATGtgcgcattgcataccttttaTCAGCGTGGTGCTTGCGTCCAGCTGATCAGAATCAAACAGGCTGTTGTTGGATGAAATTGAGATTAATTATGTATATACGGCAAAGTTTATCGGTAGCTAATAGCATGTATCTTAGGtgagattcattaaaataaatgcaGTTTTAACTTAATTGTTGTTTATTGAGTATCATTTCCAGAATTGTACTAAACCATTTTGAATGTTcatgttattaaatttttttataatgtgtagaaaaaaaggcagcaaGCCTTTTTAGTAAAAATCCGAAACTTATCCTTTTTATTGAAAtgaagtttaaaatattttatctacCTTTCGTAATGTGTACCGGTTTGTGTCTAAACTACTGTAATTCAAATCAAAATTCAATCCCGATTATCCGTGACGTACGAATAATCGAATGCGACGAGAACTCCACGGATAATCGAGACGGCCTCCCCCAATCGTAAATACAACAAAGTGAACGGAAAGCCAATCTTTCTAATTTAGTTAAATTAATAGAATTGTGTAGCGCGTAGTGAAAATGGACGCTCATCGGGAAGCGATTCAGAAACAGATACACCAGGATTGGGCCAATCGAGAATACATCGAAGTGATAACAGCGAGCATCAAGCGCATCACGGATTTTCTCAACTCGTTCGGTATGTATCGCCGTGTCGCCGACAACAACACACTCATTCCGTGTGACCCATACAGTAAATTCTAATATTTCCGGTTTCCGCTTGTAGATATGTCCTGCCGATCCCGGCTAGCGGTGCTGAACGAGAAGTTAACAACGCTAGAACGACGAATCGATTACCTCGAAGCGTGCGTCACGAAAGGAGAAACGTTGCAATAGTAGTGCGTGTGTCCGGGTGCGGCCTTAACAAGACAGGACACACTGCGAGACAAGCCCTTTTATCTGGGACGTAAACAAACTGCACGCAGACCGGAGAAAACTTCAGCATGAAGATTTCATTACAGTGTAAAACTCTAGCGACAAAGCTCTTTCCTCCAGAAGAAGTAACCGATGGTGCACGTACGTGGTACACAATCGAAATGCCAACGTGTAGTGATAGGGTAGCGCATGTTAGTTGAAATATCCGAGACTGGGGGAAATCTTTGAGTAGACCTAGGTCGCCAGTCTGGGACCACGGGTCGGTCATGGACAGAATCGGTCTGTGCGAATTAATCATTTGCCAGGAATTATTTATACGTATCGTACGGCTTTATATGTTTCTTTCTAGAATGATAGCATGATAACCCATAAACTTGGAGGCACGCTGAGGCCTCTTCATGTACGAGAAATCTTATCTTCTTTTATCCTTTCTTTGAGAAAACAGACATTACCTCTTTAATCGGCTTAGCTCTTCACTCCACGAACATTCGTCTAGGGTAGAAAGTTGAACAATAATCAAACCATAgcgaaaaagggaagcaaattttcgataaatgaaaaaaaaaataaatattttactttatttcaATCCTTAatcacgaagaaaaaaaacacaaacactctcGGTTCGCGGTTTCGCGATGGAAAAGAGACGAAACGACGGAGCTCCTTCTTACAACGGTAGAACGAAGCAAAGCTCCCGACATTGAAAACTACGCCTTACGCTGTCgccttccctctctctctctccgttcTCTTCTCTTTGACTCTTTGACGCTTAagataatcgataaaagttgGTGGTTTAAAACGAAAAATGTAGTCTTACACAGCTAACCCGCTAAACGCGAACTCCGAACCACCTGGCAGCCGGGTTCCTGATGAAGAGGACGAAATGTACTGCTTGTCCCTGATGCGCGGGAGACGACAGGGGGAGGAAGGGTTGAGGGGGGAATGGGGTATGTGGACACGCTGCTTCCACGCCGCTTCTGTTCCATGCATGGCAGTGACGTTCAACTGGCCACTAGAAGTGGTGGTTCCCAGGCGAAATTTACTTCCGCTCGTAGCTATCGTACTCGGGTTCGTCCTCGTAGCGTGGCGTGGTGGACTGGACGTAGGAGCCGGGCTGGGCTGCAGGTCGTCGCTGCTGCAGAGAGATGTTAATCTCATCCGGCGAACGGTAGACGCTGTGGGTGGGTTGAGGAGAGGATGGCAACCGGTAGGACGAGGGTGTCGTGGCATAGACCGGCTGTTTGCGAATCgtctgctgctgtggctggtggtggtaggtTTGCTTGATTGGCTGCTGGGGCTGGTGACGTTCCTCGTGCTGACGCAAGACGCGTTCCTCATCATAGTGACGCTCGTCAACGTAGAAGTTCTCCGGGTAGTAACGCTCCGAATACCTGCGAAATGAGAGAAGAGATGTAGAGACGTTCATCCAACCTGATGCTGGTGTTGAGTGAGTGGGAGACTTACCTTAGTGTAACGTTAGGCTTGGTCATATGCTCCTCCATGTTGATCGGCTTGTAGAGGTAATCGTTGACGAAGTGATACTTGGACGACTGTTCGCAGATGTTGTCACCGGACGGCGGCATACAGATCAGGTGCACCTGGTGGAAGGTGAAACCCTCGGGGCAGATCCACGAGTGCTTCTGGTTCTCCTGACAGTAGTGGAACACCTCGCAGCCGAGGCTCTCGTCGGCGTAGTAGCCGGTCGTGCGGCCCGTACACTGGAACTGAGACTTTTCGAGCAGCAGCGTCAGTCGGTCCGGTTCTTCTTCCTGTTCCAACTCTTCGCTCGAGTAGGACGGCTTCTTGAAGCTCTTCTTCAGCGTGttaccctgctgctgctgctgctgctgacgaccGCTGTTGTAAGACGCAACTGGCCGatcatcctcctcctcttcgGAGGAACTGCTGCTGTACTGGTTCGAGTAGGGTCGGGCCCGGTACGCAACATTATTGGCCGCAGCAGGTACGGTGTCGGAGGAGCTCGCCGAAGACGTCGCGGAGGACGAAGGCGAAgccgattgctgctgcttgtacTGCTGGCCAGATACTACACACAGCAGCAGTATTCCGCAGCACAGCTGAAGCGTTAATCTGCGAGTGAAAGAAAGGCACACAAAACTGCAATTAATGTATTTGATTAGGGGCTTGCCCGAAAGAAAGTTTTTGCGATGCCGCTCTCCCGGCGCTTCCGACCACTCATCGACATCTAATCCCTGCAGCCAGTGCAGCCACGCATGAGCACCTAGACAATGGCCAATTAAGGGTGAAGAATCCGCAAGAACCGCCGAAAGTCACACGCACATCATAAATGCATCGAAAGCGATGAGAAGCGATCAGCGTAAGGTCCCTGGTGAACTTTCGCCCGTTTACACGAGACGTTTTGGTGATGGCTTGTCGTGCTGCATGAGGGTCATAACCTTTGCGCATTGGACAGGGGGGAACGGATGAGAACGATGGCTTTCCCTTCCCACAGACCAGCGACTCAAGCTGCGATCCGCCACATCATCTGCATGTGCGCAATTTTGTCTACACCTTCACACGCTGCCTCACCGATTGTCTCGGCGTTTTGGAAATgagatcatcatcatgcacTCGCAAGCCAAACGCGGGGAAGCATCGTTTGTCCACGTGTGACGGGGCGTTCGCTAAATGGCATTCATCAGCATAAAAAGCGACAACAGACGCATTCATCGATGTTGGCTGGCGTACGTCGATTTGAATTGTCTTTTTCCCAACGATCGTGGCCAAAGGCGTGCGAGGAGCCGCGACGCTTACGCAACCTCGTGACGACCGATCGTCTGGGTGTCATTTGCCGCGATCGGTCGCCGCGATGCGCCCCAACAGAGACAAACTAATCCCCCAGAGTCGAGGTGTTCATTActctggaaaggaaaaactgaaAAGCACCGGGACGTAGAGAAAGGGCACCTTACGTTGGTAGCAAAATTGGTAGCTTTTATCTGGACGGCAGCTGCGATCTGCACCGTACCGTGACGGCCAGACGACAAACACCGTTATGAAAATCCGAGATATGGTTTATTATATCATCGATTAAAGGCGTATAGATTGCAATGAAAGTGAGACGAGGAATGTAGCTTGT
It contains:
- the LOC118512118 gene encoding probable protein BRICK1-B codes for the protein MDAHREAIQKQIHQDWANREYIEVITASIKRITDFLNSFDMSCRSRLAVLNEKLTTLERRIDYLEACVTKGETLQ
- the LOC118512098 gene encoding uncharacterized protein LOC118512098 produces the protein MRLTLQLCCGILLLCVVSGQQYKQQQSASPSSSATSSASSSDTVPAAANNVAYRARPYSNQYSSSSSEEEEDDRPVASYNSGRQQQQQQQGNTLKKSFKKPSYSSEELEQEEEPDRLTLLLEKSQFQCTGRTTGYYADESLGCEVFHYCQENQKHSWICPEGFTFHQVHLICMPPSGDNICEQSSKYHFVNDYLYKPINMEEHMTKPNVTLRYSERYYPENFYVDERHYDEERVLRQHEERHQPQQPIKQTYHHQPQQQTIRKQPVYATTPSSYRLPSSPQPTHSVYRSPDEINISLQQRRPAAQPGSYVQSTTPRYEDEPEYDSYERK